One region of Mycobacterium riyadhense genomic DNA includes:
- a CDS encoding RND family transporter: MPSRSGSSETAKVGGIYDRLGDFVIRWPLLVIGAWIAMAVVLFLSFPPLQVQAGKHPPSPFPDDAPTMVVTREMAKAWSAKPDGKKDEKGDTPAAAASPTSLLMIVLTDEKGLTPGDEAVYRKLVDKLKQDTQDKMSVQNPLDDQEMRNILVAKDGKALILPVNVPGDQNDPATLATYKRIAAIVKQTVAGTTLTANLSGPLATVADITEMGQEDIHFIEIATVLSVLIILIVIYRNVVTMFVPLATIGISLATAQGVLSGAAELGLGTNLQVIVFMTAVMMGAGTDYAVFLISRYHDYLRHGDDSDTAVKKALMSIGKVIAASAATVAVTFLAMIFTKLEVFSAVGPAISISIVVSLLAAVTFLPAVLVLAGRRGWIKPQRELTTLLWRRSGIRIVRRPRIHLAGSLVVLIALAACLSAVRYNYDDLKSMPEDVDSSRGYEVMNRHYPMNAMSPMMLFIQSSHDLRTPAALGDLEQVATRVSQTPNITMVRGLTRPNGERLEQMKVSWQAGEVGSKLDEASDQIELHGDDLDRLVGGANQLADALAQLRDQVTGAVSSLSGTVAALTAMEQMLGGDRTINALDQGARFTGQMKALGENLNASTTNAENISAWAGPMLRALNNSPDCNVDPGCVNSRAGLAAIVAADNNGTLISIKALARNLQAAQQAKTIGETLGKIQQTLTQASSALKTIKNLQSTMSQAQQGSNALADGSRALAGGVKELVDQTRKIGSGLNEASTFLLQMKRDATSPSMAGFNLPEQITTREEYKKGAQIFISPDGHAARYFIQSALNPFTTAAMDQITAIEKAARSATPNTELADAKIAVAGVPTGLRDTRDYYNSDIQFIIIATIIIVFLILVILLRAIVAPLYLIASVLLSYLSALGIGVLVFQFLLGKELHWSLPGLSFILLVAVGADYNMLLISRIRDESPHGVRIGVIRTVGSTGGVITSAGLIFAASMFGLLTASISTMQQAGFIIGIGIVIDTFLVRTVTVPALAAMIGQKNWWPSKLSNSGNHVLASGKARQTWTKITHRLVKLKLIPSPPPRISPPQPRTRAAASASSQKRPAARPKSTATATARPPVRHEPRHALPLFDLNGLRKHLTDDLQWANSDRVSASRSNGKKTQQKQDGRSLVHSLPLFGYSVIPHSPVIMAPKNGADLAKRAPIEHQVS; this comes from the coding sequence GTGCCAAGCCGTTCTGGTTCCAGTGAGACGGCCAAGGTTGGGGGAATCTACGACCGCCTCGGCGATTTCGTCATACGGTGGCCCCTTCTCGTCATCGGTGCATGGATCGCGATGGCAGTCGTGCTTTTTCTGTCATTTCCGCCGCTGCAAGTCCAGGCCGGGAAACACCCCCCGAGTCCCTTTCCTGATGACGCCCCGACGATGGTCGTCACTAGGGAGATGGCCAAGGCGTGGAGCGCGAAACCGGATGGCAAGAAGGACGAAAAGGGCGACACACCAGCCGCAGCGGCATCGCCCACTTCCCTCCTGATGATCGTGCTGACCGACGAGAAGGGTCTGACGCCCGGCGACGAGGCCGTCTATCGGAAACTCGTTGACAAGCTGAAACAAGACACCCAAGACAAAATGTCGGTCCAGAACCCCCTGGACGACCAAGAGATGCGGAACATTCTGGTCGCCAAGGACGGCAAAGCCTTGATCTTGCCGGTCAACGTTCCGGGCGACCAAAACGATCCGGCTACCCTCGCCACCTACAAACGCATCGCGGCGATCGTCAAACAGACCGTCGCGGGCACCACGTTGACCGCCAACCTCAGCGGGCCACTGGCAACCGTCGCCGACATAACCGAGATGGGCCAGGAGGACATCCACTTCATCGAGATTGCCACCGTACTCAGCGTGCTGATCATCCTGATCGTCATCTACCGCAACGTGGTGACCATGTTCGTACCGCTCGCTACGATCGGGATTTCGCTAGCCACCGCGCAGGGCGTTTTGTCTGGAGCGGCCGAACTCGGCTTGGGCACTAACCTTCAGGTCATCGTATTCATGACTGCAGTCATGATGGGCGCCGGAACGGATTACGCCGTCTTTCTGATCAGCCGCTACCACGATTACCTGCGGCACGGCGATGATTCCGACACGGCCGTCAAGAAGGCGTTGATGTCGATCGGTAAGGTGATCGCCGCATCTGCCGCCACCGTGGCCGTCACGTTCCTCGCGATGATCTTCACCAAACTCGAAGTATTTTCCGCGGTTGGCCCAGCAATTTCGATTTCCATCGTGGTGTCGCTGCTTGCGGCTGTGACCTTCCTGCCCGCCGTTCTGGTGCTCGCCGGCAGACGTGGCTGGATCAAGCCTCAGCGCGAGCTCACCACGCTGTTGTGGCGGCGTTCGGGAATTCGTATCGTGCGCCGGCCACGCATCCACCTGGCCGGCAGTCTTGTCGTGCTCATCGCCCTCGCTGCGTGTCTCAGCGCAGTCCGGTACAACTACGACGACCTCAAGTCGATGCCAGAAGACGTCGACAGCTCCCGGGGATACGAGGTCATGAATCGCCATTACCCGATGAATGCGATGAGCCCGATGATGTTGTTCATTCAGTCATCGCACGATTTGCGGACACCGGCGGCCCTGGGCGACCTAGAACAAGTGGCCACTCGGGTGAGTCAGACTCCTAATATCACGATGGTGCGGGGCTTGACACGGCCGAACGGTGAACGACTCGAACAGATGAAGGTGTCATGGCAAGCCGGCGAAGTCGGCAGCAAACTCGATGAAGCTTCTGACCAGATTGAGCTTCACGGGGACGATTTGGACAGGTTGGTCGGTGGTGCAAACCAACTGGCCGACGCCCTCGCCCAACTTCGAGACCAGGTCACCGGTGCCGTTTCCAGTCTGAGCGGTACGGTCGCGGCACTGACCGCCATGGAGCAAATGCTGGGGGGCGATCGGACGATCAATGCCCTGGACCAGGGGGCGCGGTTCACCGGTCAGATGAAGGCTCTCGGCGAAAACCTCAATGCCTCCACGACAAATGCCGAGAACATCTCCGCATGGGCTGGCCCAATGCTGAGGGCCCTCAATAACTCTCCAGACTGCAATGTCGACCCCGGCTGTGTAAATTCGCGCGCCGGATTGGCTGCGATCGTTGCGGCGGACAACAATGGAACACTTATCTCGATCAAGGCGCTGGCCCGAAATCTCCAAGCGGCTCAGCAGGCGAAAACCATCGGCGAGACATTGGGCAAGATCCAACAAACGCTGACTCAAGCCTCCAGTGCCTTGAAGACCATTAAGAATCTGCAGTCCACCATGAGCCAAGCGCAACAAGGCTCTAATGCCCTCGCTGACGGCAGTAGGGCACTGGCAGGCGGCGTGAAAGAACTTGTCGATCAGACTAGGAAGATCGGTAGCGGCCTGAATGAGGCGTCCACTTTCTTGCTGCAAATGAAACGTGATGCCACGAGTCCATCCATGGCGGGCTTCAATCTTCCCGAACAGATTACGACCAGAGAGGAGTATAAGAAGGGCGCGCAGATTTTCATCTCGCCGGACGGCCACGCAGCACGATACTTCATCCAAAGCGCGCTCAATCCGTTTACCACAGCCGCCATGGACCAGATCACCGCTATTGAGAAGGCGGCACGCTCAGCGACACCCAACACCGAGCTGGCGGACGCCAAAATCGCGGTGGCAGGGGTTCCGACGGGCCTTCGCGATACACGTGACTATTACAACAGTGACATCCAGTTCATCATCATCGCGACGATCATCATCGTGTTCCTGATTCTGGTGATCCTCTTGCGCGCCATCGTCGCCCCGCTGTACCTGATTGCGTCGGTATTACTTTCGTACCTATCAGCGCTAGGCATCGGTGTCCTCGTATTCCAGTTCCTCCTAGGTAAAGAACTGCACTGGAGTCTTCCCGGACTTTCATTCATTTTGCTCGTCGCGGTCGGCGCAGATTACAATATGCTGCTCATTTCACGAATACGTGACGAATCGCCACACGGTGTGCGCATTGGCGTCATCCGCACCGTAGGATCCACCGGCGGCGTGATTACCTCAGCGGGTCTAATCTTCGCGGCATCGATGTTCGGCCTGCTCACCGCCAGTATCAGCACGATGCAACAAGCTGGCTTCATAATCGGGATCGGAATTGTGATCGACACATTCCTGGTCCGCACAGTTACAGTCCCGGCCTTGGCCGCGATGATTGGGCAGAAGAACTGGTGGCCTTCTAAACTGAGCAACTCCGGAAACCATGTTCTCGCAAGCGGAAAGGCCCGCCAAACGTGGACGAAAATTACTCATCGACTGGTCAAACTAAAATTGATCCCGAGCCCCCCGCCCAGGATTTCACCGCCTCAACCACGAACCCGCGCCGCTGCGTCCGCTAGTAGCCAAAAGAGACCAGCCGCTCGTCCGAAATCGACCGCGACAGCAACAGCCCGACCACCAGTTCGTCATGAGCCGAGACACGCGCTTCCGCTATTTGATCTCAATGGGCTGCGGAAACACCTGACGGACGATCTTCAATGGGCAAATTCCGACCGGGTTTCTGCGAGCAGAAGCAATGGCAAGAAGACGCAGCAGA